In one Erythrobacteraceae bacterium WH01K genomic region, the following are encoded:
- a CDS encoding excalibur calcium-binding domain-containing protein, protein MNDPRDEAYGFEKGIQFEFTLISSALIFGGLLFLYSLLAPALAAAHPGGLAADGCHNDRKNGGRHCHRASAQPAKPRSQQSGTYYPNCASARAAGAAPVRRGDPGYGSHLDRDNDGVGCE, encoded by the coding sequence ATGAATGACCCGCGCGACGAGGCCTATGGATTCGAGAAGGGAATTCAGTTCGAGTTTACCCTCATAAGCTCGGCGTTGATCTTCGGCGGGTTGTTGTTTTTATACTCGCTTCTCGCGCCCGCCCTCGCCGCTGCACATCCTGGCGGCTTGGCCGCGGACGGATGCCACAACGATCGCAAGAACGGCGGGAGGCACTGCCATCGTGCGAGCGCACAGCCAGCGAAGCCGAGGTCGCAACAAAGCGGGACTTATTACCCGAACTGCGCCTCGGCGCGGGCGGCTGGCGCCGCTCCCGTCCGCAGGGGCGACCCGGGATATGGAAGCCATCTCGACCGGGATAACGACGGCGTGGGCTGTGAATGA